Proteins encoded by one window of Bubalus bubalis isolate 160015118507 breed Murrah chromosome 4, NDDB_SH_1, whole genome shotgun sequence:
- the IGFBP6 gene encoding insulin-like growth factor-binding protein 6, which produces MTPHRLLPPLLLTLLLAARPGGALARCPGCGQGVSAGCPGGCAEEEDGGPAAEGCAEAGGCLRREGQQCGVYTPNCAPGLQCQPPEKEDLPLRALLQGRGRCGRARTPSGENPKESKPQAGTARSQDVNRRDQQRNSGTSTTPSRSSSGGVQDTEMGPCRKHLDSVLQQLQTEVFRGPHTLYVPNCDHRGFYRKRQCRSSQGQRRGPCWCVDRMGQPLPGSSEGGDGSSLCPTGSSG; this is translated from the exons ATGACCCCCCACAGGCTGCTGCCGCCACTGCTGCTAACTTTGCTGCTCGCTGCCCGCCCAGGAGGCGCCTTGGCAAGGTGCCCAGGCTGCGGGCAGGGGGTGTCGGCGGGTTGTCCAGGGGGCTGCGcggaggaggaggatggggggCCGGCGGCAGAAGGCTGTGCGGAAGCTGGGGGCTGTctcaggagggaggggcagcAGTGCGGGGTCTACACTCCCAACTGCGCCCCAGGACTGCAGTGCCAGCCGCCGGAGAAAGAGGATTTGCCTTTGCGGGCGCTGCTGCAGGGCCGGGGCCGCTGCGGCCGGGCGCGCACGCCCTCGG gagagaatcccaaggagagtAAGCCTCAAGCAGGGACCGCTCGCTCGCAGGACGTGAACCGCAGAGACCAACAGAGGAACTCGGGGACCTCTACCACTCCTTCCCGGTCCAGTTCTGGGGGCGTACAAGACACTGAGATG GGTCCCTGCCGCAAACATCTGGACTCCGTGCTGCAGCAACTCCAGACCGAGGTTTTCCGCGGGCCTCACACCCTCTACGTGCCTAATTGTGACCATAGGGGCTTCTACCGGAAGCGGCAG TGCCGCTCCTCCCAGGGGCAGCGCCGAGGTCCCTGCTGGTGTGTGGATCGCATGGGCCAGCCCCTGCCTGGGTCTTCAGAAGGTGGCGATGGAAGCTCCCTCTGCCCCACCGGCAGCAGCGGCTaa
- the SOAT2 gene encoding sterol O-acyltransferase 2 isoform X2, whose translation MEPRAAQVRRRERLGRQQEDRPSREGEPRSGGAERPGNAEVHRGPDLVQWTQHMQAVKTQLLEQAQGQLMELLDQAMWEAVQAYPLQDRPVPSVPSDSLRKTQEPSLGKRKVFIIRKSLLDELMEVPHFRTIYHMFVAGLCVFIISTLAIDLIDEGRLMMEFDLLTFSFGQLPLALVTWVPMFLSTLLVPYQTLRLWERPQSGGAWTLRVGLGCLLLAAHTVVLGILPVHVAVEYQLPPASRCVLVFEQVRLLMKSYSFLRETVPGTLWARGGEGIRGPSFSSYLYFLFCPTLIYRETYPRTPNVRWNYVAKNFAQALGCVLYACFILGRLCVPVFANMSQEPFSTRALVLSIMHATLPGIFMLLLIFFAFLHCWLNAFAEMLRFGDRMFYRDWWNSTSFSNYYRTWNVVVHDWLYSYVYQDGLWLLGGRARGAAMLGVFLVSAVVHEYIFCFVLGFFYPVMLLLFLVFGGPLNFTMHDRRTGPAWNVLMWTLLFLGQGIQVSLYCQEWYARRHCPLPQTTFWGLVTPRSWSCHT comes from the exons ATGGAGCCAAGGGCGGCCCAAGTgcggagaagagaaaggctaggAAGACAGCAGGAGGACCGGCCCTCCAGAGAAGGGGAACCCCGCTCTGGGGGTGCAGAACGCCCAG GAAACGCGGAGGTGCACAGAGGCCCAGATTTGGTGCAATGGACCCAGCATATGCAG GCTGTAAAGACACAGTTGCTGGAGCAAGCGCAGGGCCAGCTGATGGAGCTGCTGGATCAGGCCATGTGGGAGGCCGTTCAAGCTTACCCACTGCAAGACAGACCAGTACCCTCCGTCCCTTCAGACTCCTTGCGCAA GACCCAGGAGCCGTCCCTGGGGAAACGAAAAGTTTTCATCATCCGCAAGTCCCTGCTTGA CGAGCTGATGGAGGTGCCGCACTTCCGCACCATCTACCATATGTTTGTCGCCGGCCTGTGTGTCTTCATCATCAGCACCCTGGCCATCGACCTCATTGATGAGGGCAG GCTGATGATGGAGTTCGATCTACTGACCTTCAGCTTCGGACAGCTGCCCTTGGCTCTGGTGACGTGGGTCCCCATGTTCCTGTCCACTCTGCTGGTGCCCTACCAGACCCTGCGGCTGTGGGAGAGGCCCCAGTCTGGAGGGGCCTGGACCCTGCGGGTGGGCCTGGGCTGCTTGCTGCTGGCTGCCCACACCGTGGTGCTTGGCATCCTCCCAGTCCACGTGGCAGTGGAGTATCAGCTCCCGCCAGCCTCCCGCTGTGTCCTAGTCTTTGAGCAG GTCAGGCTCCTGATGAAAAGCTACTCCTTCCTGAGAGAGACAGTACCTGGGACACTTTGGGCCAGAGGAG GTGAGGGGATCCGGGGCCCCAGTTTCTCCAGCTACCTCTATTTCCTCTTCTGCCCCACACTCATCTATAGGGAAACTTACCCCAG GACACCCAACGTCAGGTGGAATTATGTGGCCAAGAACTTTGCCCAG GCCCTAGGCTGCGTGCTCTACGCCTGTTTCATCCTGGGCCGCCTCTGTGTTCCTGTCTTTGCCAACATGAGCCAGGAGCCCTTCAGCACCCGTGCCCTGGTGCTCTCCATCATGCATGCCACCTTGCCAG GCATTTTTATGCTGCTGCTCATCTTCTTTGCCTTCCTTCACTGTTGGCTCAACGCCTTCGCGGAGATGCTACGATTTGGAGACAGAATGTTCTATCGG gactgGTGGAACTCAACATCCTTCTCCAACTACTACCGCACATGGAACGTGGTGGTCCATGACTGGCTGTACAGCTACGTGTATCAAGATGGGCTTTGG CTCCTTGGTGGCCGGGCCCGAGGCGCGGCCATGCTGGGCGTGTTTCTGGTCTCAGCAGTGGTCCACGAGTATATCTTCTGCTTCGTCCTGGGATTCTTCTACCCCGTCATGCTGTTGCTCTTCCTTGTCTTTGGAG GGCCACTGAACTTCACAATGCACGACCGGCGCACGGGCCCAGCGTGGAACGTGCTCATGTGGACCTTGctcttcctgggccagggcaTCCAAGTCAGCCTGTACTGCCAGGAGTGGTATGCACGACGccactgccccctgccccag ACAACCTTCTGGGGGCTGGTGACACCTCGATCTTGGTCCTGCCATACCTAA
- the SOAT2 gene encoding sterol O-acyltransferase 2 isoform X1 codes for MEPRAAQVRRRERLGRQQEDRPSREGEPRSGGAERPGGVGGNAEVHRGPDLVQWTQHMQAVKTQLLEQAQGQLMELLDQAMWEAVQAYPLQDRPVPSVPSDSLRKTQEPSLGKRKVFIIRKSLLDELMEVPHFRTIYHMFVAGLCVFIISTLAIDLIDEGRLMMEFDLLTFSFGQLPLALVTWVPMFLSTLLVPYQTLRLWERPQSGGAWTLRVGLGCLLLAAHTVVLGILPVHVAVEYQLPPASRCVLVFEQVRLLMKSYSFLRETVPGTLWARGGEGIRGPSFSSYLYFLFCPTLIYRETYPRTPNVRWNYVAKNFAQALGCVLYACFILGRLCVPVFANMSQEPFSTRALVLSIMHATLPGIFMLLLIFFAFLHCWLNAFAEMLRFGDRMFYRDWWNSTSFSNYYRTWNVVVHDWLYSYVYQDGLWLLGGRARGAAMLGVFLVSAVVHEYIFCFVLGFFYPVMLLLFLVFGGPLNFTMHDRRTGPAWNVLMWTLLFLGQGIQVSLYCQEWYARRHCPLPQTTFWGLVTPRSWSCHT; via the exons ATGGAGCCAAGGGCGGCCCAAGTgcggagaagagaaaggctaggAAGACAGCAGGAGGACCGGCCCTCCAGAGAAGGGGAACCCCGCTCTGGGGGTGCAGAACGCCCAGGTGGCGTTGGAG GAAACGCGGAGGTGCACAGAGGCCCAGATTTGGTGCAATGGACCCAGCATATGCAG GCTGTAAAGACACAGTTGCTGGAGCAAGCGCAGGGCCAGCTGATGGAGCTGCTGGATCAGGCCATGTGGGAGGCCGTTCAAGCTTACCCACTGCAAGACAGACCAGTACCCTCCGTCCCTTCAGACTCCTTGCGCAA GACCCAGGAGCCGTCCCTGGGGAAACGAAAAGTTTTCATCATCCGCAAGTCCCTGCTTGA CGAGCTGATGGAGGTGCCGCACTTCCGCACCATCTACCATATGTTTGTCGCCGGCCTGTGTGTCTTCATCATCAGCACCCTGGCCATCGACCTCATTGATGAGGGCAG GCTGATGATGGAGTTCGATCTACTGACCTTCAGCTTCGGACAGCTGCCCTTGGCTCTGGTGACGTGGGTCCCCATGTTCCTGTCCACTCTGCTGGTGCCCTACCAGACCCTGCGGCTGTGGGAGAGGCCCCAGTCTGGAGGGGCCTGGACCCTGCGGGTGGGCCTGGGCTGCTTGCTGCTGGCTGCCCACACCGTGGTGCTTGGCATCCTCCCAGTCCACGTGGCAGTGGAGTATCAGCTCCCGCCAGCCTCCCGCTGTGTCCTAGTCTTTGAGCAG GTCAGGCTCCTGATGAAAAGCTACTCCTTCCTGAGAGAGACAGTACCTGGGACACTTTGGGCCAGAGGAG GTGAGGGGATCCGGGGCCCCAGTTTCTCCAGCTACCTCTATTTCCTCTTCTGCCCCACACTCATCTATAGGGAAACTTACCCCAG GACACCCAACGTCAGGTGGAATTATGTGGCCAAGAACTTTGCCCAG GCCCTAGGCTGCGTGCTCTACGCCTGTTTCATCCTGGGCCGCCTCTGTGTTCCTGTCTTTGCCAACATGAGCCAGGAGCCCTTCAGCACCCGTGCCCTGGTGCTCTCCATCATGCATGCCACCTTGCCAG GCATTTTTATGCTGCTGCTCATCTTCTTTGCCTTCCTTCACTGTTGGCTCAACGCCTTCGCGGAGATGCTACGATTTGGAGACAGAATGTTCTATCGG gactgGTGGAACTCAACATCCTTCTCCAACTACTACCGCACATGGAACGTGGTGGTCCATGACTGGCTGTACAGCTACGTGTATCAAGATGGGCTTTGG CTCCTTGGTGGCCGGGCCCGAGGCGCGGCCATGCTGGGCGTGTTTCTGGTCTCAGCAGTGGTCCACGAGTATATCTTCTGCTTCGTCCTGGGATTCTTCTACCCCGTCATGCTGTTGCTCTTCCTTGTCTTTGGAG GGCCACTGAACTTCACAATGCACGACCGGCGCACGGGCCCAGCGTGGAACGTGCTCATGTGGACCTTGctcttcctgggccagggcaTCCAAGTCAGCCTGTACTGCCAGGAGTGGTATGCACGACGccactgccccctgccccag ACAACCTTCTGGGGGCTGGTGACACCTCGATCTTGGTCCTGCCATACCTAA